One window of the Triticum dicoccoides isolate Atlit2015 ecotype Zavitan chromosome 3B, WEW_v2.0, whole genome shotgun sequence genome contains the following:
- the LOC119274949 gene encoding uncharacterized protein LOC119274949 produces the protein MASPSSDKRGELPPPSEHIAGELPRDALYDILLRLPAKDVCRLRAVSPSWRSLTLDPLFVKAHAARHPGPLLATTFVDGESRGVSIVDLLSGDVIKRMRNSDPDLRVQRTRLDRVCLVGGRHPLGVPVTLLDPATGAVISSSHDISMKYSGLLKTRKAHMDSCIFGKVLSTGVYKAFRFLEVRPLVSPQQLCEVMTLNGRSPGRWRARPGPPGRVFSDHTMKSAVIDGVVYFLMDFSNMYQSKVTIKPATIAAFNLETEVWMPPIDGPEQVSSLYDEEDVLPVFKDPRAVGILSITNLNGSLVVAQVHHSLPQSMDLWFLMDLEKGLWVKKYSIGYYRREDLFSYPLLVLDDERIVFVMQLTGLLQVYDPKTETYTDLWQLEDFKSMCIYTGNLLSQ, from the coding sequence ATGGCGTCGCCGTCGTCGGACAAACGGGGCGAGCTTCCGCCGCCCTCGGAACACATCGCCGGCGAGCTGCCCCGCGACGCGCTCTACGACATCCTGCTGCGTCTCCCCGCGAAGGATGTATGCCGCCTCCGCGCCGTCAGCCCCTCGTGGCGCTCTCTCACCTTGGACCCGCTCTTCGTCAAGGCCCACGCGGCCCGCCATCCGGGCCCGCTCCTCGCCACCACCTTCGTCGACGGCGAGTCCCGCGGCGTCAGCATCGTGGATCTGCTCTCCGGCGACGTCATCAAGCGGATGCGCAACTCCGACCCCGACCTGAGAGTGCAGCGCACGCGCCTCGACCGTGTCTGCCTCGTCGGAGGGCGCCACCCTCTGGGCGTGCCTGTCACCCTGCTCGACCCGGCCACGGGTGCTGTCATCAGCTCGTCGCATGACATCTCCATGAAGTATTCGGGTTTGCTGAAGACAAGAAAGGCACACATGGACTCGTGCATTTTTGGGAAAGTCCTCTCCACAGGAGTGTACAAGGCGTTCCGCTTCCTTGAAGTTCGCCCTCTGGTTAGTCCGCAGCAGCTATGCGAGGTCATGACTCTCAACGGCCGCAGCCCTGGACGGTGGAGGGCAAGACCAGGACCCCCGGGCCGTGTCTTTTCCGATCACACGATGAAAAGTGCGGTCATCGATGGGGTCGTGTATTTCTTGATGGATTTTTCTAACATGTATCAGTCGAAGGTGACCATCAAACCAGCCACCATAGCTGCATTCAACCTGGAGACAGAAGTATGGATGCCGCCGATTGATGGTCCGGAACAAGTCAGCAGCTTATATGACGAAGAAGATGTGCTTCCTGTCTTCAAGGACCCCAGAGCTGTGGGGATTCTCTCGATAACCAATTTGAATGGGTCCTTAGTGGTGGCGCAGGTTCATCATAGTTTACCTCAATCTATGGACCTATGGTTTCTGATGGATCTTGAGAAAGGTCTCTGGGTTAAAAAGTACAGCATAGGTTATTACCGACGCGAGGATCTTTTTAGTTATCCTTTGCTGGTGTTAGATGACGAGAGGATTGTCTTTGTGATGCAATTAACGGGGCTGCTACAGGTTTATGATCCAAAAACAGAAACTTACACAGATTTGTGGCAGCTGGAAGATTTCAAGTCTATGTGTATTTACACAGGAAATCTGCTGAGTCAATAG